The nucleotide sequence GCTGTGAAAAATAGATGATTCGCACGGGAACACCTAAAAGTTCCTCAaccgaattaaatttaaaaattgaaaaattctctTTAAACGGTTCAGTTAgttttcaaaaacaaaaaattattacataaagtgaatataaatattttaaatatgtaatataattttagcttatatacaatttttttaaatattttcaatggcTTAGGCGGTAGCTAAATAAATTATCcttgtatttgtatttaaatgtttaaactatttgttaatttataattactcttgcttatttatttgattttttaatgCTAAAATTACTTCTTCGATTaatctttttatttttgtggaaAATAGCTCCATATCTTCGATTGCTTTTGCTCCAACTCTTGGTTCACGCTATCGCCAAGCAATCGACTTTGAATTTCACTTTTAACCGCTGCCCCGGCAACCAGTGGCTCCAAAACAAAGAACCATGCGCTTGCACCCCATCCCCAAATACCCACAAGTTGGCTCCCTTCCGGCAGTCAAGCCGACTTTCACTTGAAACCAGCAGAGAAATGTCTCACAAAAGATTCTATGTGAAGTTAGACCTTCAACTTCATGCGGTTGGTGGTGGAACCGGTGGGTTTCCTTTGATTTCAACGCTACTTATACTTCCAGCTTACCTGTCCAGGCGTTTGGCTTTGCTCGCACGGTTTTTTGGAGGCCACCGTCAAGACCTTGGGCTACTACTTTCGAACTGGAGCGATGGAGCCGCGGTTTCCTATGCTGTGCCACGACCAATTCACCATGGAGGGATATTTCAAGAGTGTTGGATGCTTGGAGGATATGCACCAGCTGCTGAAAGCTGAGCAGTTGGAGATAACCGTCTGGCAGAACGGTCGACGGCTGGCCTACTTTGTGGGAAGTCTCTCGGACGTGATGCAGCCAACTATTCCTCGATTGAGTTGCGCCCACAGCTCCAATGTCCAGCTGCTGATGAAGGCGACGCCTGCTTTTCCCGGAATCCTGGCACCAAAAGTGGAGCTTTCTGCGCAATTGACCACGCAGGACCGAAGGAGGGGCTGCAGTTGCTCCAGTTTCAGAGAAGAGTCGACACCTCCGGTCAACCGCCACGTGGAGAGCCGGTGTCTGGAGCATTTGGACCAGCGCCGAAAGCAGCAAACCGTGTGCCATGGCAGAAAATCCAATTGTTGCCCCAGTGCAAGCTATGCGGGATGGAGAGGAGCTTCCCCCGAGGAACAGAAACAGCAGGAGCGACGGCTGTCCACCTGTTCGAGCACAACTCAGCTAAGTAGTCTCAGCCAGAGTTCCTCGTTGACGCAGTGCAGCCATTTGTCCAGTTGTAGCAACCCTTTGGATGATCACCACATCAGCTGTGATATCTGTCAAGCCTACAGACGCATGTTTTCtacttattaaataaattgaaaagCAATAAATATAATGCCGAGTCATATTTTCCAAGAATGCAAGGTTTTTAACTTACGagacattttatttaataaagttGTTTGGCGAATTACTTAAGAACAATATGAATAGGCTGATTTCAGTTAGTGACAAAATGTAAACTTATATAGGTTGAATTtcacttttaatttaatttaatgacTAAAAACAATATCGCTTCagaatgaaatagaaagggaaataataaagataatattaGTTTTGTTGAGTTCAAAAGATGTAACCATAATTAACAAAGTAGCTTCTTGGCTTACTATCCAGTCATTTTGTGCTTATATTAGGGTTTAATGaaataaagaattaaataCCTTAAATGTAATCCTTAAAATCACTCTGTGCAAAGACCTGAACAATGAGGGTTAGTAATAGGTTGTAGGGTGCTGCTCGTTGCACTTCCTCCGCATTCAATTGATTCCTTAAGTGGATGCAGGATCGGGCAATGTAACGAAGGGTGCTGAACACATGGGGCTCCAGGGGCAGATGCAGGCAGACCAAGGTGGCATACAGCCAGCGAGCTAGCCAGACGTCCTGGAGAAGGTCCACCGAGGAGTCGGAGTCCTGCAGCCACTTACTGAGCCTTTCCAGCAGGAGTTCCAGATCGCTTTGGGACAGATGGAGGAGAGTGCTCAGGAGGGGCTGTTGACTACGGCAGAATTCCTGCCACTTGTCCTGGTCCGAGGTCAAAGGGGGTTCCCCGGACTGGTCGTAGTTGTGGTTGACTAGCTCCATGCGAAGGACTAGCACCTGGGAGCGGGCTGCTTGGAAGGATTTCACCTGTTCGGCCCGCCATTCGGGTGTGGGCAGCAGGCACTTAAAGGGCGGCAAGGCGGgctaattatatatataattaaataaccCGTCTATAGAGTGTAATTCACACCTACATTATCCAGCATCTCAAAGGTGTTGTTTCCCGCATTATCCCTGATTTTGGGCGATCTTTTGGTCACCACCGCCGGACATCGCTTCCTCTCGTACAACATGTGCATTAGGTACTCCTCTCCGGACTCTGGCGCCTTCTTAGGATCGAAATTGCCATCTGGTTCGCGTATCTCCAAAGCCTGGAGTTGGAAAGTCTGTTCCTCGGGTTCGTGCTGCATGTTTTCCACTGTATTTATTCTAATTTAGAATTATTTCTTGGTAGTAAAAGACGATGCCGCCAAGGAGTGTGGCCGTTTGAGGGGTGGCAAAAATTCCAACTATCGCAAGCTGCAGACGACAGTTTTAGGGTTGCCAGCGTCTTGAAGTTGGAATACGTTAGTTTCAAAATTTGAATCGTTTCAAATAAGTAAAGCATTTTTGTGTTGAATCGCAAGCTAATCGCTCAGTTTCAAAGCTATTCTGAAACAACTTTCACAAGCAGTCAGCAGGTATATATACTAACTATAACCTATAACTCCCATCGGAAAAAAACGCTATTGTCGtctgcctcgactatcagataccagttaatttgttttaaattttaaatgaaatacaaAATCTGCTAAAGAAATCTGCAAAATCTTCAAAAATGTGGGTAAAACAAACTTCCGCTTCTTAAGAACGCGTAGAATCTGTTCGCTTTTCCATACGATTAACGGATATAAAAATCTAGCTTCGTTGTTTCTGATCATATTGGTCGCGTTCAGCAGAACAACATGATTCCTGATCAGTGCTGGAATTCTTACAATAGTTCTGCTGAACGCACATGATTACTAATCATGATGCAAAATTTCTTGCATCATGATCAGTAAAAAATGAGCGTAAAAGTAGAACGCTACCTTTTCGTGATACATGATACATTGCTGCTGGCGTGTAATTAACGTAATTATTAGTACAAAATCATGATGTAAGTTAAATTCTTTACAACTGTTCAGgcctttttgatttttatatgtatacatataaatgcaattttaattaaaaacatttttttataaagtgATTGTCAAAACCGTACACTAGGTCCAATTTAAAAAGGCATTTGAAGTGCATAGTGGAGTTTCTCAAGTCAAATGTTTTACTTTTTTACATTCGTTATGTATCATGAGCCAAGCGAACCAGGTTTATTTTATAAAGGTGTACGAATTCACCTTACTTTTGGCCCATTGTAgccgcaaaattaaaaatctgCTTCGAGGATCCCACTTAGCGAGTGATACCTGATCGAAGGCTATCGCAAAACTTAATGGATTGCATAAGAAGACTTTAAGAAAATCACTGGCTTGGGAGAAAGAGCGGTGaaagtttaaaaattaaaaattatgaaaatttgAGCTGTTGGTGCTAGTGGGGGTGCACGGTTCAATATTCCTTCTGACAATACGCGTTGAAATCCTcatgaaaatatttcaaaaagtattttaaGTCGAATGTTAAAACTTTTTTCATCCCAAAATTTGATATTAGAACTTTTGTATGTTAACAACATAGAGAAACGCATGAAATGATATGAGCAGAAAATGTATTGAAATTTTATGCATTCAGGCTGAATTTTTAGTCAACTTTATTGTGTTATCTTAAGTTTTAATTAGTGAGTAAACATTTCTGTTAAAAAGGACATTGCATTTCTCTGAACTTTGCTGAAACAAAGCACTTCGTAAGCTTCTTATGATGAATTACCTTTTACTAACCATCTTGGGCGTAGATTTTTGTCTCAACATTTGAAATTTAATCGCTTCAACCAGAAACAAATTTGATTTTTCTTGAAGCAAAAGACATTGTTATGCAAGCAGCAAGCACGTATATTTTTAATCAACGGCAGGCCGAGACAAAGCGATCTTGGCCATATAACAAAGCCCGATTGTGTGCCATGGCCCGGCAGCCCGTTGTCCCCCCAAACGGCCCAGAACCCCGGCAATAATAGGGCTATAAAAAACGCATTTCATAATTGTCTTACGAGAGTGGGCGGACAGTCGGGACCTGAGACTCAGGCCCGATTTCAGGTTAAGCTTCAGTTCCAGGCTCaggtgtgtgcgtgtgcgGCCTTTGTGCGGGTTCCTTGGGGCCGTAAAATAGCCCGTAAGGAGCAGGCTGAGCTCAATTAGCTGTCAGTCGCAGGACGAACTTGGACCCGGGAAAATCTCCTCTTATTCGCCCGCCTCGCATTGAATTTGCAAATAGTTGTGCCCGGCACAGTGCTTATTAAGACACCAATTTGAGTGCATgtattacatttaaaattcattaaaagaAAGCACAGGGCACATAACACATTAGCCAAGGGCAAATTGAAAAAATGACAGAGGGAGACATATGTTGTCGAATTGAAATTGCAGACATTTCGGCTGCTGCTGTTTGTGATTTTATTTCTGgtacagagaaaaaaatatataaccaaaaaatctttaaatataaaaccaaaaattattaaaatcagtcgattcattaaaaagttagaAGCAAATAAAGTGTGCAAGCGGAAACAGCCTATTTAATGCATGCATATAtccatctccctcgcactACGCTTAGCTGAGTAAGAGGTATCTAATAGTGGAAGCCATCGATTacagcgttctttcttgttttaaaatattgtatatAACAatgttaaattatttttagtaaataattatttattttttattgaattggTGTAGAATTACGTGTACATAATAGTTACgtttgtttattaaaatataaccCATTTTAAGATGagaaaaacataaaaacaatttttagtTAAGTTAATAAATACTGTGAACATGTTAAAGACCTAATTGACTTTTAAGCTTTTTTTTTACCCTGCAAGTTTTATTAAGGAAATCCTAAAAGAATTGTtaaaaagcaacaaaaacggGGAAAGGAAGTATGGAGCCAGAAACATGCGTCGACATCCAGACACTGTGTCGCTTTTCCTTCCTCTCGACCCTCCACTTTTCGATCATTTTTTCCGATTGCG is from Drosophila suzukii chromosome 3, CBGP_Dsuzu_IsoJpt1.0, whole genome shotgun sequence and encodes:
- the LOC118877540 gene encoding uncharacterized protein, producing the protein MSHKRFYVKLDLQLHALTCPGVWLCSHGFLEATVKTLGYYFRTGAMEPRFPMLCHDQFTMEGYFKSVGCLEDMHQLLKAEQLEITVWQNGRRLAYFVGSLSDVMQPTIPRLSCAHSSNVQLLMKATPAFPGILAPKVELSAQLTTQDRRRGCSCSSFREESTPPVNRHVESRCLEHLDQRRKQQTVCHGRKSNCCPSASYAGWRGASPEEQKQQERRLSTCSSTTQLSSLSQSSSLTQCSHLSSCSNPLDDHHISCDICQAYRRMFSTY
- the Gem2 gene encoding gem-associated protein 2 produces the protein MQHEPEEQTFQLQALEIREPDGNFDPKKAPESGEEYLMHMLYERKRCPAVVTKRSPKIRDNAGNNTFEMLDNPALPPFKCLLPTPEWRAEQVKSFQAARSQVLVLRMELVNHNYDQSGEPPLTSDQDKWQEFCRSQQPLLSTLLHLSQSDLELLLERLSKWLQDSDSSVDLLQDVWLARWLYATLVCLHLPLEPHVFSTLRYIARSCIHLRNQLNAEEVQRAAPYNLLLTLIVQVFAQSDFKDYI